The Daucus carota subsp. sativus chromosome 2, DH1 v3.0, whole genome shotgun sequence genome includes a window with the following:
- the LOC108205901 gene encoding F-box/kelch-repeat protein At1g30090 — protein MMQRVRVSSQQAPVHKLGDSQMTLSPKFRLAAPRSSLFDSSVESELALRGEPLIPGLPDDIAHNCLLRLPVESHTSCKSVSRRWYQLLGSKEVFFSRRKEFGFHDPWLFVFAFHKCTGKIEWQVFDMKKLTWHSIPAMPCKEKVCPHGFRCVSMPQEGALYVCGGVVSDVDCPLNVVLKYEVQRNRWTVMKKMITARSFFASGVVGGMIYVAGGNSTDLFELNSAEVMDPRKGIWRPIASMGTNMASYDSAVLNGKLLVTEGWFWPFYVVPRGQIYDPKTDTWESMAAGLREGWTGTSAVVYDHLFVVSEHERIKLKVYYTNTDCWEAVAGAPLPEQICKPFSVNCCESRIYVVGRNLHVAVGHISRTDQAIIPDNRWNFSVQWQVVDAPAAFSDLVPTSAQVLFA, from the coding sequence ATGATGCAAAGGGTAAGAGTTTCATCTCAGCAAGCACCAGTGCATAAGCTAGGTGATTCCCAGATGACATTGTCCCCAAAGTTTAGATTAGCTGCACCACGGTCATCGTTGTTTGATTCTTCTGTAGAATCAGAATTGGCGCTTAGAGGTGAGCCTCTCATTCCAGGCCTTCCGGATGATATTGCACACAATTGTCTTCTCCGGCTTCCAGTAGAAAGCCATACGTCTTGCAAATCTGTTTCTAGACGCTGGTATCAGTTGCTTGGAAGTAAGGAAGTATTTTTTTCACGGAGAAAGGAGTTTGGTTTTCATGATCCCTGGTTATTTGTTTTTGCGTTCCACAAATGTACCGGAAAGATTGAGTGGCAGGTCTTTGATATGAAGAAATTGACTTGGCACTCTATTCCTGCAATGCCTTGCAAAGAAAAGGTTTGCCCGCATGGGTTTAGATGTGTTTCGATGCCCCAAGAGGGTGCTCTCTATGTATGTGGGGGTGTGGTCTCTGATGTGGATTGCCCTCTGAATGTTGTATTGAAATATGAAGTACAGAGGAATCGTTGGACTGTAATGAAAAAAATGATCACAGCACGATCATTTTTTGCTAGCGGGGTTGTTGGTGGAATGATTTATGTAGCTGGAGGAAATAGCACGGATCTTTTCGAACTAAATTCAGCTGAAGTTATGGATCCTCGTAAGGGTATTTGGCGACCTATTGCAAGCATGGGTACAAATATGGCTTCTTATGATTCCGCAGTTCTCAATGGAAAGCTTCTTGTGACTGAAGGCTGGTTTTGGCCCTTTTATGTGGTACCTAGAGGTCAAATATATGACCCTAAAACAGATACCTGGGAGAGCATGGCTGCCGGGCTGAGAGAAGGGTGGACTGGTACTAGTGCTGTGGTCTATGATCATTTATTTGTAGTTTCAGAGCATGAAAGGATTAAACTCAAAGTTTACTATACAAATACTGATTGTTGGGAGGCTGTCGCTGGTGCTCCTTTACCCGAGCAAATTTGCAAGCCATTCTCTGTCAATTGCTGTGAGTCCAGAATATATGTTGTGGGTCGAAATCTTCATGTTGCTGTGGGTCATATCTCAAGAACAGACCAAGCAATAATTCCTGATAATAGGTGGAACTTTTCTGTTCAATGGCAAGTGGTGGATGCGCCTGCAGCCTTCTCTGATTTGGTTCCTACAAGTGCACAGGTTCTCTTTGCTTAA